DNA from Anticarsia gemmatalis isolate Benzon Research Colony breed Stoneville strain chromosome 23, ilAntGemm2 primary, whole genome shotgun sequence:
attagtaggataaatgACTCGGTTACTTTGCCAGACTcaagaatcaaacccaagaGACCAGATGATGAGCAGCCGGTAAATTACCAACTGATCACTCGATCACTGGACGACAGTTTTGCCTGCGATTGTTTACAAAACCCCTCTTCTTTTCAGAACCAATTCTATCGTGGCCTAATGTTGTCACTAACAACTCTTTTGCGAGCCAAGATATATACACCGTGGGATTCAGTGACCGtaagaaaatatacttaatatttgtaACTACTAGTACTTACCTACTagtactttaattttttttttccattgtGTATAAATTGTGTTGAAAACGTTTAATTATATCATAGTCAATAAATAtcataatctttatattttcaGGCAATAAAATTCTGGAGCAAGTAGTTTATAAAATGGGTTACATCAATGAAGAAGATTGCCGCAATTTTTATGAAGCTGAGgaggtaaatatttatgttattacaagtataggtcaaagatctttgaaaatgacagccgggacccacgatttaacgtgcctttcaaAACACgtaggaactcgatatgtataatatggtcacccatccactgactaACCTCGGCAAGCGAAGCTTAACCTGAGAAATCGATCCGGCTGTTGTTACTGAGCCACGACCTCCTCTAAACGCGGCATGTATATgatgtttattataaagaatatattattataatatttaattttctagcTGGATTCAGACTGGATGCGTCCAAAAAAGTTCCATTGTTACAACGTTAGGTTTAGTAAAGAGACTTGCGTGTTCGACGCCGGGATGGCACTCGTGCGGAAAGTGGGACGAAGATGGACCCTGGTCAGTATACCATCTAGTAGATACATAATCAGTTGGAAGAGCCAAGTGGTCTTAACTCTGAACACTAACACTTGCACCCACACGCAAATGGTCGATTGTTTGAACCCAAagcaacataccaatgacttttaagttatgtgtgtattagaaataattatcacgtgtTTCAACAAAATCTTGCTCgcaaaaaaaagcttttttgtttattttatttatttattttaacatatatAACATATTTCCTGATGCATGTAAAGTCCTCAACCATGtaatggactcaaggcctaacctccaACTCCTTCGGGAGAGGAGCCTAGCCTAGCAGGGAGACAGTCGTTTAAAAGAAACGGTAGATTTTTCaataatgattttttgtatttaaaatatcaaattaataaataattcacagTTAGGTATGAGTACGTGGGGACCAGGGTGTGTTCTGCCGGCGCGTTTCGTAGACTTCGAGTATTTTATACCGTGGATAGTTGAGAGAACAGGTCCCACGAGGAAAGCTGGCAGGATATTCTTCCCCTCAGTGTCTACGAAGTCCGAAGACCTGGATACATGGATGCTTGAACGAATCAACGACAGCTCTATTGCTTTGAGGCCAGGTAAATAACGCAACTCCTGATcacaaactaagtagagcttgtaatATACAACTGACaaacgtacttatataaataaaaatcaataaaaaaaaacaaagacttTTATTTCTAGGAAGAAAAtcatatacattttaaacatactacagataaattaacatctcaactcagaacagatactcatcacacaaataccATACTAACATCTACGGCAAAGATGCAATCAAAATGCTTTATTAACACGAATGAATTACTAAACCAATAGCCGGgtcctgactgagcgagcagcctcgcgaggcaaaatctcggtcccgctcatttcgatctgaaagaaaggagacctagatattgcctcgcgaggctgctcgctcagtcgGGACCCGGCTAATAACGTAGATTATTATTCGCCGATTGGTTCACGAGCAGTCGATTAAACAACCGTCGGATACAGATTCCAAAGAGAATATGTGGCTTTTGTATCTGCTGAGCggctccgtgcttcgaagggaaCCTTAATAGTTTCTTTGTGGCTGACGTAGTCTTTATAAAGTCACTctattttacgtttttattgACCAACAACTTTATAACCTTGCATGCAAGGTTCATAGCTGGTGGACgcatacaaaatttagaataacAGTGACCCGCAAAGCTCTTGCAGGAGACGGTGGCAGTTGTTatcagttaattttttattttattttatggttagtggtcaatctagtgtcaaagttgttcaagccgcccgcaAGGCCTTTGATATAAACTTGGCTTAAACgtatgttatcttaattgaaaacacccgggaccgacttttacgtatgtacctccgaagcacggagacgttcagttcaaataccactatacagtcacccatctatggaatgatcgcgccaagggttccttaacctactgatcgtttaccgaccagtgagcgcaactggctgtaaGCGCTCGATCTGTCGAAtaccaattaagataacagtcgcaaAGCATATCAAATGCTTCTCGCACGgtttcaacaactttgacactagggtGACcgttaaccatacgataaaatagcAGCGTGCAGTAGCTCTactctctaccactatcgactatcgacaaccagctagcaaaatgttgtatgaaattctgatcagcgcctcgaacgggcgttgtaggaactatttcggcagtacatttttaaagtgaaacttttgatactcgacagcaCCGGCTGTATAGAATGGCGCTACGCTACTTGGAATGCACTGGTCGTGGTCAACCTGCGACCAAGGCCAGTGCAGCctacgccgaaacgttaggcattccaAGAAAAAATACATGATCATGTTAATTGCCGTATCCTGTTATATATTTAACCCTACGAGTACAAGTTTTTTCATTCAAACCAGTCCAGTCTCATATTCTGTCAAATGTTATTCTTAATATTATGCGTGcctttattaatttgtataaacaTTTCAGCGGACAAAACCAGGGGTCACCAATATAGAAACGTAGCAAAGGATCCAAGGACTTTAATTGTCACAGGTATGATATATCTCTAAGTAGCGATTCGACCAAACTTTGTCCAGTTTGCAGCGAGTTCACCTTAAAAAGCCTTCTTCGGTAAATATCTATAATACAAgcaaaccgcatgaaaatcgtagtaattattttgtttttaccgcTAGGAGTTTTCGTTAGGTTTTACGGAAAATATTCACCTTATTTTCTTTGCTATCATAGTACCACgttcttaaatttttttatgaaaatgttattatgaattACTTGTACCAGCAATAACATTGTGATGaatcacaatttattatttattactaaacagCCAATGGTATAAtatctaacaatatttttgcagATAAGGGTTCATGCAAGGAAGGAGACGTGCAAGATGGTCAAATGATGTACAAAGATAAAATGAGATTTAGAATTCAAGGGAAAGATACTCGTGCCACTGCAGTATACGGTGTAAGTACACATACTGCCCTCAATAGTTGAAAACACGCATACgtagaaaagaaataaataatcttcaaaaaaGTGTTAAAGCGAAAgcacaaatttatttttcatttatttattaatatttgcgCCCACGCAGCTCCGATCACGCCTTTTCAGCTTCTTTTCTCTCCATCAAACCCTTCCCGTGTCTGAAATTCAATACTAGGAGATCATGACTACATATGTATTCTTATTCTTCCACCAGGTACAAACGCAGTCGAACCGAATAAAAGTGTCCTATCTACTCCCACTCCTGGTTTTTAGGTTTAGCCAATCTTGACTTATAAATAGAGTGACTCAAGTGACAACttcttttatatacatactagctgacccgcgcagcttcgcttgcgtcacatgagagagaatgggtcataattttccccgtttttgtaacaattttcgtagctaatccgctcctattggccgaagcgtgatgttatatagcttattattatagctttcctcggtaaatggtcaacacaaaaatattaattaaacctCGTAGAGGTTctcttatctatacaaatattataaagctgagtttgtttgaacgcgctaatctcaggaactactggctcgaattgaaaaatatttttgtgctaAGTAACAACCGCGTGCATCCAACTCTAaggttaaactacgcttgccgaggttgttccgtggatgggtatactataatataatactcataactatttaaaagaatatacaattaaactaaCACGAAATTCTACCAAACACCACTAAAtgggtataatattaacattaaacacgaaaataatgtaattaaaactacttaaaagaatatacaaacaaatttattataactaacacgaaatatttagtggaaactatttcaaactaatatcaattcgaaagagtataacctcaactgattagaataacgtaagtagcataataatcaaatttcggttaaaaatctcCAAAGCGTAGGCTTACCCAGCTAAGACATAAACGTAATGATAGTGCGATTTAATATTGccagtagcgccatctattgaaaGCGCCAGTGCAACCGCAAAGCGGTGGAGCGGTTTCTTCCGATTGTCGCTGTTTTCCGTGGGAATGAGATATTTTCCCGGAGTaagaagtagcctatgtcctttctcggatatcaaagtatctccataccaaatttcacgcaaattggttcagtagtttaggcgtgattgagtagcagacagacagacagacagacagacagagttactttcacatttataatattagtatggatataacactagctgacacgcgcaacttcgcttacatCACATAaaaagaatgggtcatgattttcctcgattttctaacattttttactggtactctgctcctattggtcgtagcgtgatgatatatagcctatagccttcctcaataaataagctatctagcagtagaaaaaatcttcaattTGCACTAGttgtttccgagattagcgcgttcaaacaaagaaacatacaaataaactctataatattatacttaatattagtaACTATAGCTAATAGACACTTTGTAATTACAGCTTTCAATCTACGATCTACTTTTCAATTTGAAGTTCTACACCTGCATAATGGTATTCGCGCAGTGCGATAAAATATCGACACCCAAACTGTGGTATACAAGAACATTTGAACAGGGTCACCCTTTAAAAATGTGGATTAAGACCGTACCTCTGAAGACGAAACCTCACGTATCTCATTTAAAAGATTACTGGTGGCATTATTACCCTGAAGTGACGAAAACAGAGATTACACAATTAATGTTCCGATTCGAATTTGTTGAAAGAGCCATAATTGAAGTGTATTTTTATGGTAATAGGACTATTTCACCGGCCAAGATTCCTACTACAACTACAACAGGTGCGTATTTTATGCTTTTTGCTCTgaaaaaaattattttcagtGAACAAGGATTTCGATGTTTAAAGTCTTGATGGCTGCCTTGGTGGTACAGGCAAGTAGCACTCAGGTTCGAAACCCTGGTCGATACAAAAAGTTAGACAAAAGTGAGTAAGCCACTGTGTCTCGGAAAGTTAGTAAACTCTTTACTgagtgaatttaattttatttgaaagcttcatacaatattttttgcatttgaTCCCAATTTGGCTAGTAGTTTACGAGAAATCCTTGAACAAAATTCATTAACTTTTAACGacggtttttttattatttcccatagccagttgcactcaagtcagtaaacgatctcagagttaagcaacccttggcgcggtcatgcCATAGAGGGGTGTGGTATTAGAACTGGGTGGCTCCGTGCTTcaaagggcacgtaaaaagtcggtcctggttattttctattaagataacaatcgttagccgcgtcaaaggccttcgggcttgtaCATCTCTGACAATAGATTGCCAacttaccatacgataagaagaagataaacATTTTGACTTATATTTAGTAGAATatgagaattaacgcgaacacgcattttactttaaaatgcctaacgtttcggcgcaggttgcactcgccgtggtcgcaggttgactaaaaatgcgtgttcgcgttaattcccgtattctattatacattaaacatgcaacgcgagagtttaaaagttacgaaaAATTTTGTCTGTTTCAGAGGAACCGCCATTCCATTTAATGGAAAGAGTGCCTGGCGATTATCCAACGAGCACACGAAACCCTCCTCGTGTCCGAGGGACTTATAAGAAGGCCACAACACCATATTATGGGGGGCCGAAGACATCACCTACCCCCCCGACCACACGCCTCACCACTCAGTGGTGGAACAAGTGGTGGCATTTCAACCACTACAGAGACTTTGGAGAATACGACTGGTGGCAAGGATAgataagtaatctatactaatattataaagctgaagagcttgtttgtttgaaagcgctaatctcaggaacttctggtgcgaattgaaaattcttttactgttggatagcctatttattgaggaaggctataggctatgtaacatcatctatcatcacgctacgaccaacaggagcagagtaccagtaaaaaatgttacagaaataggcaatgatgacccattctctcttatgtgacgcaagcgaagttcagcgggtcagctagtaagtaattaatgaatatttttggaCTCACGACAACTACACAATTCTGGACCCGGCTTTAGCTCTGAGCACCAATTTAATTATGGGTCGAAGTGACGTCACGGCGAAATCGGTTAAAAAGAATCATCAAATAGACGATGGAAATTGTAAGTTGAAACACGGGTTTACTCGAAAAGGGtcattatatttcttttgtaaataaagtaacaaatatatttttttaccaatttttcacgaagtttttttattaaaaaatatggcgtttttcatttatttttaagtagcatttacatataacattataaatgcgaaagttagtgAGGATAGATGTACGTtggttactctttcacgaaaaaagtAGGTATTGACTTGAAGAGTTAATAAACCTGATTTCCTGGGATTTCCTGGGGTACAATTTTATGTGATCATGTCATTGTCAATATAATACCTAGTCAATCCATGACACATAACATTTTACGCCAATCTTTCCCAGTGGCCGAAGTCATGAGTAACAGCTAGCATGTCTCAAAACCAGTGTTCGTGAATTctctcttaaaataaattttacgtgCCCTACATAGCACGTACACTATCCACGAACACAATAATGGTCACGTTTCAAGCTACAGTCTACACAAGTTATAGGTACACATGAATCAATGGTATTAGTTAGTTGCCGCCAAACTATAACTTTGTCATGCTGCGCCCCTCGATATACTCAATACGTCACACCTGAACAGTACAGTTGACAACAGAAGCTTTGTAAGATTGCTGTGTTATTGAAGTATTTCTTGAAGGTCCGGTAAATTACacaatactagcttttgcccgcgacttcgtccacgtggttttgaacttaggacagaattttcattcaaactttcaccccctatttgATTCTCTTGGGGGTAGAATGTTTCAAAAaactttcttagcggatgttaacatcataacatctacctgcatgccaaattttagcCCGATTGGTCTAATGGTTTGAGCTGTGCATTGATATTGATATCACTACGTAGTCAGTTAATCATgacaaatttcatcataatcggcTTATATTTGCTTGAACGAGTTACAAACATCCGTACATATTCAATCCgtacaaactttcgcgtttataatattaagtacgaCTAGTAGGATACTCAAGCTTCCACTTTTGTGTACAACCGTACCTAAGCCAGATATATCTAGATTATTCTGGACACGGGCGTCGAACGATCATCAGTTTAGTTCGTGTTACTAACGTCGCCGGTTCGCACCGGATCGTACCGGATCGCGCCGGATCGGGCCGGTGCGCGCCGGATTGAGCCGCTCGACAGTCAAGCTGATTTATGACGCGCTGACGATCGGGTGACTGAGTGATGGCTGGAGGACGTGATTTGTTGCTATTCTGTGTACTAATATCATAACGACTTTGTATATAGATGATATATAAGATAGTAggaaataaatagtaatacaaagaagtaattttttttgagACTGGGACATAAAATACAGTCAAACCCGGAATAACAATTTCTGGATCACATTAATATTTGTGCGGCGTGGAAACCGTAACCGGGACCTCCCTCCGTCCGTCGTACctgtagtggcgtggcgaccaccttaatcactgcgccacggaagccttaaatgaaaatgatgtaacgatgattttttttatttttttattttttttttaagacaactcccgcactaagaattgctcttgtgtcgcggggacttttacaaacatacaaacaacggacacaaagcacaaccagacccgaaacaattatttgtggatcgcacaaataattgtcccgtgtgggaatcgaacccacgacctcccgttgcagtggtatcggcgtggcgacctaaaccactgcgccacggaggcagtcaaagatGATAATAAAGAAGtcaaaaaattgttatttactttgaaattaaaataaaagtacccCATGTAACTGTAAGTAACTGTATACCGGACGAGACAGGGCCAATAATTACACATGGagacaaaatattatcttttgtaGACTCATAAACAACTGTATTTACAGATTTATGAATTTATCTGTGCAACGCGAATCGGTCACTATTggaaaaatatctaaatttatTGTAGATCTCCGAAAGCCAAGTGAAAGCATAAGTGCGCCTTACAGCTCTGTGTATAAAgcttgaaataaataactacagGCGAAACAATAAGACAcagtttgttataataaaaagaaaaccattttctttgaaaaacagCCCGACTTAAGTAAGAGTATCGATTTAAATCTAAGAGAATATAAAACAATCTCAATGTGACCTTTCTAAAATCTTGTTTAAACGGACATTTCCGAActgtttaatgaaataattcaattaacGAGAAAACAAACCAATTAGCGTAATGAATCCCTTTCATCCGTCCCTTGACTTATAAACAAAATGCTATATTTAGAACTCATTGAAAATCGCCCTTGGACAGTGAAGGACAGTTAACtaagaactcgatatgtatcgGTGACCAtcgcatacatacatacgcatCGAAGGGAGGAGCTCGTGgattagttaacaacagccgcgcgtatcagtctctgaggttaagttacgcttaccgaggttgttctgtggatggatgaTCATCTTGTACATATCGCGTTCGtacgtgtttcggaaggcacgttaaattgtgggtcccggctgtaattttcgaagaactttgacagtcgttaacagtagtcaaaagcttgaaagtctgacaaccagtcttaccaatgggtatcgtgttataacccaggtggATACcctctatgtatgtatgtttgtaataaaattatgaattaaaattatcttcaaGAAGTTTTACAACCTTTGGAGCACAGCGGAACTACgaatatgtcaatattttacaaaatagttCTAAACATccatataattttcttaacacaaatattttcgcTCCAAATACGAACGGTCCGCCATCTTAGCTGTCAACAAGTTAAAATGGCGACCCGAAACTGTGAATAATGTAAACATCTTGGCGGGGCCTGTGCAAACAATTACATGTCTACGGACACAgcataacaacaacaaaatgtaTACAGTTAAAATTCAATAGTGCTACGAATTTGGTTTTTGGGGTTATTTTCAGAACGATATGGCAACGTTTTGGACCGAATAGTGAcatttttttcctatttaaaACGTCTACTTTTATCGATAACTTGTTCATTTCGTTTGTTATGATAGCATGGTTAGAAAGAAACAGAATAAAGTTATGAATTAGAATATAAAAGTTTTGCTACACTTTCACATATTCTCGTCGTTTATTCGGTTTATGTAATCAATAGCCAATAACTGTAACGACaacaattattacttttaataacgacttaattaaaaagaaaatagcgCTCTTGAGGTGTACGAAAATATGACCGTAAGTGCGAAATACAAAGCTTCATCGATTACGTCACCAAACCGACATTACCTTCTCACAGCTAGACCACCACAGCAAGGAAGggtaactttataatttaagaaaGCATGAGTGAGGTATTTTCAGACAGAATTCAAATCGCAAATATCTTTAAGAAGTCTATGCAGTATACACCAAACTCACGATGAACAAAGTCGCAAGACGATTCTCTTCAAATAAACAACCTATTAAGGTCTGTAATTCTGTATGTTTTAACTACaattatacattttcaataaCGTTTCATTATCGTCCTCCAGATTACTCCTCGCGGCGACCATCAATATTCCGCTAGTAGTTTATGCAAAACATGGCCGAGTCCGTTCAAACTTTGTGCGAGTAACGTGACCACCACACTCTAATAATACCCGGCTAATTGCCGAAGCCACTTTGTTTCCCCGTAGATATCGTAATTAGATGGACGTTTTCATTTGGCCGTGATATACGTACTATGGAATAGAATGGAAATTGTGTGGCACATTCgattaatgtaattaatgtgatttacaaaatttcaattcaatttccAAGGTACAAAGGGTAATGTAGATTTACTAATcccatgaaataaaaaagtatgacCTATTGGAAAGATTGACTAACATTTTCGGTGTTGAAAATACAAGAAAGGTTATAAAAATTAGCACTCCGGCTGCAAAACTAAGTTCTACAAGACCTTCTTATGTCGTACAAAACAGTTTTTGCAATCTTTCTATCAGACCATTGACCAGTGACATTTGTTTTAGCTAGTTTAAAACCATTCCCTAGCCCTGTGCTTCTTAACACTGTTTAGAAAATACAAAGAACTGCACAACAACAcaagtaaatacaaaaacagTACACAAACAATATATCCCCGTAACCATTTACGTTCATCGCAGCAATAAACATATCGTTGGGGCTGTAATTTTTCAAGGCATCGTCAATAAAACATCGACAGAACATAACAGGgggaataaaatgaaatataagcGAAGTTTAGCAAATGTGCGGCTTGTACGATGTTTGAGAAATGTGGCGAAGCGCCGGTACATTTGTCAAGAACATTGCAAAAGTATAAGCTTGACTCGAGGGAATGTGCAGGTGTAGGCCGAGAGATAGACAGTTTAGAATTATAGAAATGTGAACGAAATGAATGATTAAACTTTGCTGTAACATAAAATCTtgctgatattataaatgcgaaagttttggagtatggatgtttgttactctttcacgcaaatactactgaaccgattacgatgatattTGGTATGTAGCTGTAGACCCAGAAGAACACATAAGGTACTTATTTCGGGATTTACACGCGAAGGAATACGAAGCGGAAGaaggaaaaatattgaatttctgTTGCCGATTTCTGCAGGAGAGTTTTTGTGTctcaagtaatttttaaattatttatattaatcttaGTGACCTTTATgactatgaatataataaaattgttaatatacCATCAATGCGGAAAGGCTGGCAGAGCTTAGTGAGAAGAACTGGCAAAATTGCATGCATGGCCGATCATTTAAGTCATGTAAGAAATTGATTTTACTAAGACGACTGTTAAATCGAATTCTAATAAGCGTGAAATTACTGTCTTATGTTGTAAAATCcacattaataaacattttcttttatacatTTGAACTGTTAAGACACAGAGTTTGCCGATGGTATAAGATAGCACCACACACGTAAACAGACGACGATTCAAATccgaggcaatacaccaatgacttttccaagttatgtgtgtattagaaataattatcacgtgctcttacggtgaaggaaaacatcgtgattaaATGTTagatgcctaaaaatttgtttaatatatttcttaaggGCAggtaaagtccccaactcgcgattggccagcgtggtggactcaaggcctaatccctccctcgttcgggaggagaccttagcccagcagcgggacagtaacgggttgtAAGATGttatttcacaatataaaatacatttgatcCTTCATTTGTTATG
Protein-coding regions in this window:
- the LOC142983206 gene encoding uncharacterized protein LOC142983206; the encoded protein is MLCVKRTVLSIVVIVIVFIFVDAVLPQTEQNRTNTSPRPLFLAPVPWLGVLLYDERILEKPPAAASVIMVRDKWAIANARDMAVLNKYEWFIGNRTNVMFLDASNTPWYTTLVNFTLHPEFDRTTLASIALLELEPDVRFKKEPILSWPNVVTNNSFASQDIYTVGFSDRNKILEQVVYKMGYINEEDCRNFYEAEELDSDWMRPKKFHCYNVRFSKETCVFDAGMALVRKVGRRWTLLGMSTWGPGCVLPARFVDFEYFIPWIVERTGPTRKAGRIFFPSVSTKSEDLDTWMLERINDSSIALRPADKTRGHQYRNVAKDPRTLIVTDKGSCKEGDVQDGQMMYKDKMRFRIQGKDTRATAVYGLSIYDLLFNLKFYTCIMVFAQCDKISTPKLWYTRTFEQGHPLKMWIKTVPLKTKPHVSHLKDYWWHYYPEVTKTEITQLMFRFEFVERAIIEVYFYGNRTISPAKIPTTTTTEEPPFHLMERVPGDYPTSTRNPPRVRGTYKKATTPYYGGPKTSPTPPTTRLTTQWWNKWWHFNHYRDFGEYDWWQG